A genome region from Thermomonospora amylolytica includes the following:
- a CDS encoding eCIS core domain-containing protein, translated as MRAERKITHELRCDPVHRPVAASRTMAAGPDPLLRLQRQLGNGLVAALAGAPAPSATGLPGRPGRPLAPVTRTTMESRFGHDFGGVRVHDDPAAARSADELDAVAYTVDRNVVLGADGYAPGTAAGRRLLAHELAHVVQQDTRSAASGRPSPSSPGAAEREAHTAAEAAGLERPIHIRERLAPGAVARQPKEPSGRFPPAVEAMPREQILEIWRRSKDVADFKLRLLGPVPDERLLEFLGRKGMLSPRTPAQAEPAYTGPSIGPTPEGQQIVGRIIHFTHPEGGTITRYVRGTPDELDRLQDEENLRAAVQMAWGLATGLAGVSAARGAGAPPSAAEPPRAAERRPAPPPPPVPTIPPRPPARPAPPLPVTPPAPTAPPAPAVRPAPTTAPPAVPPTPAAGRAPAPHEQIPPGQTGRPAEAPLSGSSASPGGPVGPRPASGPGGFLLADPERAAIGKHVKEGRKLTPDLKDRLREDARAQWRIATKGIGPQPGEDWQVHHVIPLEFSHLFPEMNPNNPANLVLMKRHAHNQWHAMINEHVRRNGVTVEQLKSLQVTTIKYNEGDVIIMPRR; from the coding sequence ATGAGGGCAGAACGCAAGATCACCCATGAGCTGCGGTGCGACCCGGTCCACCGGCCCGTCGCGGCCTCCCGCACCATGGCGGCCGGACCCGACCCTCTGCTCCGGCTGCAGCGGCAGCTCGGCAACGGTCTCGTCGCCGCGCTCGCCGGCGCACCGGCTCCTTCGGCCACTGGCCTGCCTGGCCGACCGGGCAGGCCCCTGGCCCCTGTGACCCGTACGACCATGGAATCCCGCTTCGGGCACGACTTCGGCGGTGTCCGTGTCCACGACGATCCGGCGGCTGCTCGCTCCGCCGACGAGCTGGACGCCGTGGCCTACACCGTCGACCGGAACGTGGTACTGGGAGCGGACGGGTACGCGCCCGGGACGGCGGCGGGCCGGCGGCTCCTCGCCCACGAACTGGCCCACGTCGTGCAGCAGGACACGCGGTCCGCCGCTTCCGGACGGCCGTCACCGTCGAGTCCTGGCGCGGCCGAGCGGGAGGCGCACACCGCGGCCGAGGCGGCCGGTCTCGAGCGGCCGATCCACATCCGCGAACGGCTCGCGCCCGGTGCCGTGGCCCGCCAGCCGAAAGAACCGTCCGGCCGCTTCCCGCCGGCGGTGGAGGCGATGCCCAGGGAACAGATCCTCGAGATATGGAGGCGGTCGAAGGACGTCGCGGACTTCAAGCTCCGCCTCCTGGGGCCGGTGCCGGACGAGCGGCTCCTCGAATTCCTGGGCAGGAAAGGCATGCTCTCGCCGAGGACTCCCGCCCAGGCAGAGCCCGCGTACACCGGACCGTCCATCGGCCCGACGCCGGAGGGCCAACAGATCGTCGGGAGGATCATCCATTTCACGCATCCCGAAGGCGGGACCATCACGAGGTACGTGCGGGGCACGCCGGACGAACTCGACCGGTTGCAGGACGAGGAGAACCTGCGCGCCGCCGTACAGATGGCGTGGGGCCTGGCGACCGGACTGGCCGGCGTTTCGGCCGCGCGAGGAGCAGGCGCCCCGCCTTCAGCCGCGGAACCTCCGAGAGCGGCGGAGAGACGTCCGGCTCCGCCTCCCCCACCCGTTCCGACGATTCCACCGCGTCCACCCGCCAGGCCCGCCCCACCTCTCCCGGTCACTCCGCCGGCACCCACCGCTCCACCGGCACCGGCCGTTCGGCCCGCCCCGACCACCGCACCGCCGGCGGTCCCACCCACGCCCGCGGCGGGCCGGGCTCCGGCGCCACACGAGCAGATCCCCCCTGGCCAGACTGGGCGGCCCGCGGAAGCGCCGCTTTCAGGTTCTTCCGCCTCCCCTGGCGGTCCGGTCGGACCACGGCCGGCGTCAGGGCCGGGCGGTTTCCTGCTCGCCGACCCGGAACGGGCCGCCATCGGCAAGCATGTCAAGGAAGGAAGAAAACTCACTCCCGACCTGAAGGACCGACTGCGTGAGGACGCTCGGGCGCAATGGCGAATCGCCACGAAGGGGATTGGTCCGCAGCCGGGAGAGGACTGGCAAGTGCATCACGTCATCCCGCTCGAGTTCTCCCACCTATTTCCGGAGATGAACCCGAACAATCCGGCCAACCTGGTGCTGATGAAACGGCATGCCCACAATCAATGGCATGCAATGATAAACGAGCACGTCCGCAGGAACGGAGTTACGGTGGAGCAGTTGAAATCACTTCAGGTGACCACGATCAAATACAACGAAGGCGATGTCATAATAATGCCGCGGCGTTGA